GCGGCATCATGCGTGCAACCTGCAACAACGGGCCCGGCGCTCCTAGCGCGCCGGTTTACCGCCTCCCGAAGTACAGCATGTTCGGCGCGTCGGTCCGCGCCATCACGATATCGAGCAGCCCGTCTTCATTGAGGTCGGCCACCGCGAATCCGTAGGCCGTGCCCTGTGCGTTGCCGAAGGGCACCGGGGTGAACGGCTGGGGCCCGTCGTTGAAAAACACGATCGGGCGGGCATTGGTATAGCCCACGATGATATCGGGGCGCCCGTTGCGATCGACATCGGCCACGGTGATCGCGTAGGGATGCTGGCCGTTCGGGCCGAGCGGCTCGGCGGTGGCAAAGCCCCCGCTGCGCAGCCCGCGCACGAGCATCGCGCTGCCGAGTTCATCGATCGCGGCGAGGTCCATCACGCCGTCGCCATCGAAATCGGCGGCGTAGGCGGCGCGCCACGTGGCCTTCTCGGGGCCGAACGGCACGCGGGTGGGAAACGCGCCATGGCCGTCATTCAGCAGCACGTACCCCTGACCGCCGTCGCGATAGGGCACGATGAGGTCGAGTGCCTTGTCGCCGTTCACGTCGGCGAGTGTGATGGTGGTCGCGGAGCCGCGCGAGATCTCGGTGCAGGGATCGGCCAGTTTTCCGCCACCGGTGCCGCGGCAGAGATAGCTCGCGGTGGGCTGCCGGCTGTTGCGGTTCGCGAGCAGGACATCGGGAATGCCGTCGCCGGTCACATCGCCGACGGCCACATGTCGCGTACTCCACAGCGGGCTGCCAAACGTGGTCAGCAGCGTGTAGTGCCCGCGGCCATCGTTGCGATAGACCTTCTTGGCGTCGGGGTCATCGTTGCTGACCACGAGGTCGAGCGCGCTGTCGCCGTCGAGATCGACGAGAATCCCGGAGTACGAACGATCCCCCACCGGATCGACCGCATACGGGCGCTGGAAGCCGCCCTTGCCGTCACCGAGGAGCACGAGATTCGGGAGCGGCCAGTGACGCCCCTTCACCAGCACGATGTCGAGGTGGCCGTCGCGGTTCACATCACCGACGCTCGCGCTGGCGGAGGTGTAGCCG
This genomic window from Gemmatimonadaceae bacterium contains:
- a CDS encoding VCBS repeat-containing protein; the protein is MNRDGHLDIVLVKGRHWPLPNLVLLGDGKGGFQRPYAVDPVGDRSYSGILVDLDGDSALDLVVSNDDPDAKKVYRNDGRGHYTLLTTFGSPLWSTRHVAVGDVTGDGIPDVLLANRNSRQPTASYLCRGTGGGKLADPCTEISRGSATTITLADVNGDKALDLIVPYRDGGQGYVLLNDGHGAFPTRVPFGPEKATWRAAYAADFDGDGVMDLAAIDELGSAMLVRGLRSGGFATAEPLGPNGQHPYAITVADVDRNGRPDIIVGYTNARPIVFFNDGPQPFTPVPFGNAQGTAYGFAVADLNEDGLLDIVMARTDAPNMLYFGRR